One genomic segment of Rhizorhabdus phycosphaerae includes these proteins:
- a CDS encoding calcium-binding protein has product MANFTGTNGADSFSGTDGYDSITGGGGNDSLAGNGDIDVVIGNAGADTLDGGDGNDLLFSADTTDFATSGDRPMLETGTDRDVLRGGNGDDRFFAGVGDDVDGGAGDDGLYISFRSAAAGVTLDFALASQTVAGGTISSIEHVHWVQGSSFDDEIVLNPAFPPRGSGLGVHGHVFGGAGNDRLVAGYYTKAMFGEDGNDILDGRPAAYGPVLDGGAGNDTLYALTGPANGGSGNDVIFTQAQADGGSGNDRIELESNVYARRADGGDGDDLITMTNPYNQPATFSHVALVGGNGADTITGGDMGEYLFSGDADDYGIEAVPDMGSERDILAGGGGQDVVSGGYGDDLDGGDGEDRLRLSLGGMTSGATINLGSIVGAGPFIFGGGTIRNFEQLELLTGTAFSDVITVGTQPATTTIDAGSGDDRITAGSSAVALNGQAGADTLNGGAANDTIDGGNGADSMAGGGGDDVYYVDNSADRVVEASGGGSDTVFTSVSWTLAAGMAVETVEWNGNTQVTITGNELNNALTGFGSLLGMAGADTLTGSYGDDTLDGGSGVDHLIGGSGDDLYIIDSSSDVIEEQYNGGFSDTVMASFNYTLGNELEHLILTGNAVSGTGNSDNNRITGNTQKNELFGGQGADTLDGGAGADTMSGGQDNDSYYVDDIGDRIVEAADGGVDMVIASLSWSLADTPELEGLTASGSAAIDLTGNDSINNFMSGNDAANILRGLGGHDHLYGFGGNDTLEGGVGADVLYGGAGHDNVVGGEGNDGISGGEGNDHLFGQSANGGNDGADLIDGESGSDYIQGNAGNDTLYGGSGSDRINGGADDDQIYGGFDDGNDTVNGNRGADSILGEGGNDSLRGGQGNDTIDGGDGEDIIAGDLGVDRLTGGAGVDIFRFEGSAALFAGASPDVVTDFQDGIDRIQVGYVVQSVLTAGAQTTFTDAAAQAQLLFNSHAGTGEVATVQVGSHTYLFYSSSNGPNADSAIELQNVSAGAISVADFG; this is encoded by the coding sequence ATGGCGAATTTCACCGGAACGAACGGCGCGGACAGCTTCAGCGGGACCGACGGTTACGACAGCATCACGGGTGGCGGGGGCAATGACTCCCTCGCCGGCAATGGCGACATAGACGTGGTGATCGGCAATGCGGGAGCCGACACGCTGGATGGCGGAGACGGAAACGACCTTTTATTCTCCGCTGATACCACAGACTTCGCGACCTCCGGCGATCGGCCGATGCTCGAAACCGGTACAGACCGAGATGTCCTGCGGGGCGGAAACGGCGACGACCGGTTTTTCGCCGGGGTCGGCGACGACGTAGACGGCGGCGCTGGGGACGATGGGCTCTACATCAGCTTCCGTAGCGCTGCCGCGGGCGTGACTCTGGACTTCGCGCTGGCCAGCCAGACCGTAGCCGGGGGAACGATCAGCAGCATCGAACATGTCCACTGGGTTCAGGGCAGCAGCTTCGACGATGAGATAGTCCTGAACCCTGCCTTTCCACCGCGTGGCTCGGGGTTGGGTGTGCATGGGCACGTCTTTGGCGGCGCGGGGAATGACCGGCTCGTTGCCGGTTACTACACCAAGGCGATGTTCGGCGAGGACGGCAACGACATCCTCGATGGCCGGCCGGCCGCCTATGGCCCTGTGCTCGATGGCGGGGCCGGGAATGACACTCTTTACGCATTAACCGGGCCCGCAAATGGCGGCAGCGGCAACGACGTTATTTTCACCCAGGCCCAGGCCGATGGCGGCAGTGGAAACGACCGCATCGAGCTGGAAAGCAATGTTTATGCGCGCAGGGCTGACGGTGGCGACGGCGACGATCTGATTACCATGACCAACCCGTACAACCAGCCCGCGACGTTCAGCCACGTCGCGCTGGTCGGCGGGAATGGCGCCGATACGATTACCGGCGGCGACATGGGGGAATATCTTTTTTCCGGAGACGCCGACGATTACGGGATCGAAGCAGTACCCGATATGGGCTCCGAGCGCGACATATTGGCCGGTGGTGGCGGGCAGGATGTTGTGTCGGGCGGCTATGGCGACGATCTCGACGGGGGGGACGGCGAGGATCGGTTGAGGCTGTCGCTCGGCGGCATGACCTCCGGGGCCACGATCAATCTTGGCAGCATTGTCGGCGCTGGCCCCTTTATATTCGGCGGCGGCACCATCAGGAATTTCGAGCAACTCGAACTGCTCACCGGGACCGCCTTTTCCGATGTGATCACCGTCGGCACCCAACCAGCCACAACGACCATAGATGCCGGTAGTGGCGATGACCGGATTACCGCCGGCAGCAGCGCAGTCGCCCTGAACGGCCAGGCTGGCGCAGACACTCTCAATGGTGGCGCGGCAAACGATACGATCGACGGCGGCAACGGTGCTGACAGCATGGCCGGCGGCGGTGGAGACGACGTCTATTATGTCGATAACTCTGCCGATCGCGTCGTCGAAGCGAGCGGCGGGGGCAGTGATACGGTTTTCACCAGTGTCTCGTGGACACTCGCGGCCGGCATGGCGGTGGAGACGGTCGAGTGGAATGGCAATACTCAAGTCACCATCACCGGCAACGAACTGAACAACGCCCTTACGGGATTTGGCTCCCTTCTCGGGATGGCCGGGGCTGACACGCTGACCGGAAGTTATGGCGACGATACGCTCGATGGCGGGAGCGGCGTTGATCACCTGATCGGAGGAAGCGGCGACGACCTGTACATAATCGATAGCTCGTCGGACGTGATCGAAGAGCAATATAATGGTGGTTTTTCAGACACCGTAATGGCGAGCTTCAACTACACGCTGGGCAACGAGCTGGAGCATCTGATCCTGACGGGCAACGCCGTCAGCGGCACCGGCAATAGCGACAACAACAGGATCACGGGCAATACACAAAAGAATGAGCTTTTTGGAGGTCAAGGGGCCGACACGCTCGATGGCGGCGCAGGAGCCGACACCATGTCTGGCGGACAGGATAATGATTCCTATTACGTCGACGACATCGGTGATCGGATCGTCGAGGCAGCCGACGGGGGCGTGGACATGGTCATTGCGAGCCTGTCATGGTCGCTTGCCGACACCCCGGAGCTCGAAGGATTGACCGCTTCGGGGTCGGCCGCCATCGACCTGACGGGCAATGACAGCATCAACAATTTCATGTCAGGCAACGACGCGGCGAACATTCTTCGCGGCCTTGGCGGGCATGATCATCTTTATGGTTTCGGCGGCAACGACACGCTTGAGGGCGGCGTGGGGGCCGATGTGTTGTATGGAGGCGCTGGCCATGACAACGTCGTCGGTGGCGAAGGCAACGATGGGATTTCGGGCGGCGAAGGCAACGACCATCTGTTCGGTCAGTCTGCAAATGGCGGAAACGACGGCGCAGATCTGATCGATGGCGAGAGCGGGTCCGATTACATCCAGGGCAATGCCGGCAACGACACTCTCTATGGAGGAAGCGGGTCGGACCGGATCAATGGCGGCGCGGATGACGATCAGATTTACGGCGGCTTCGACGATGGCAACGATACGGTCAACGGCAACCGAGGCGCGGACAGCATCTTGGGCGAGGGAGGCAATGACTCTCTCAGGGGTGGCCAGGGTAATGACACCATCGACGGCGGCGATGGCGAAGACATCATCGCAGGCGATCTTGGCGTTGACCGCCTGACGGGAGGCGCGGGCGTCGACATCTTCCGGTTCGAAGGTAGCGCGGCCCTCTTCGCCGGTGCGTCCCCCGACGTGGTGACCGATTTCCAGGACGGCATCGACCGCATTCAGGTGGGATATGTCGTCCAGTCGGTCCTGACCGCAGGCGCGCAGACGACCTTCACAGATGCCGCCGCACAAGCACAACTCTTGTTCAACAGCCATGCGGGCACTGGAGAAGTTGCCACGGTTCAGGTCGGCAGCCACACCTACCTCTTCTATTCGAGCAGCAACGGACCTAATGCGGATTCCGCCATAGAGCTTCAGAACGTCAGCGCCGGGGCAATTTCGGTCGCAGATTTCGGCTGA
- a CDS encoding TIGR02391 family protein produces the protein MSRTALDAYFESLATGNHAVESGTKEKLLLELNNIKALLPEDLPPSALANLARHIRSGQSGDLRNIAMHDGPTLLEKVEQLVLAADDEHAAEFDIRNLVDEVFRRKLISTIDSEEQDYHALVLNCSVLLADRFKARTGMADEMGAIGKAFSLKEPTLLLPPDLDSETNRNWQQGAMLLFQGFRAFFRNTHAHGVTDTDRDTAFQALMLFSLLLNILMDAKLTAELTTR, from the coding sequence GTGTCGAGGACCGCGCTGGACGCCTACTTTGAAAGCCTGGCAACCGGAAATCACGCGGTCGAATCTGGCACCAAGGAAAAGCTGCTCCTTGAGTTGAACAACATCAAGGCGCTTCTGCCAGAGGATCTCCCACCGTCTGCGTTGGCGAACCTAGCAAGACATATCCGGAGTGGTCAGTCCGGTGACTTGCGTAACATCGCGATGCACGACGGTCCGACATTGCTCGAGAAAGTGGAGCAATTGGTGCTCGCGGCAGATGACGAGCACGCGGCAGAGTTCGATATCCGTAATCTCGTCGACGAGGTCTTTAGACGGAAGTTGATCTCGACGATCGATTCCGAAGAGCAGGATTATCATGCGCTCGTGCTGAACTGCTCAGTTCTGCTCGCCGACCGCTTCAAAGCGCGTACGGGGATGGCTGACGAAATGGGGGCTATTGGCAAAGCGTTCAGCCTCAAGGAGCCGACGCTGCTTTTGCCTCCTGACCTCGACAGCGAGACAAACAGGAATTGGCAACAAGGCGCTATGTTGCTCTTCCAAGGCTTCCGCGCATTCTTTAGAAACACTCATGCGCACGGCGTCACGGACACGGACCGGGATACGGCATTCCAAGCACTCATGCTGTTCTCGCTGCTGCTGAATATTCTGATGGATGCCAAGCTGACGGCGGAGCTCACAACGCGATAG
- a CDS encoding lipopolysaccharide biosynthesis protein: MSTSAAPDDLPPGSRQVAKGAGTALLARAGGVVEIISQPLYVWLFGLPTYGLYMVLWSAVNLVENFADLGMTSALQRVVPQAKDDAERAGLLRKAMLLGLIPCLLIALGASLGAHHIAELMNVAAKDRDKLATGIALFAWALPLWAYLEIATSALRARKAFGPEIRLRVMWEQVMRMVAAVAFCLLGADTLGLLMAHLCSLALTCIFSTRLLARYYRLDLVVKGSGQRDPEMTLRTLLAGLAVLPSNIVSRLFADAPPLILNAIIPGAGGASAAGLFAIARKLASGVQLIRQAFSYVMAPLASEAARHDRRHILEIYGFATRLTIAVATPVVCTIAGGGRALLALFGSAAQPAFFALALLTFTRLIEAVAGQAAAIQSVISRYHHPLIGSAIGLAAALAVGALLLPQGGMDGMAIAVSTGIAISVLAPMAQLWIHDRLHPFAPPFLRTAGVSILVGTGILALSQALTPFHHLVRIGVGVLMLAGGIWLSGRFGLGREDKLALGKTAERLRLV; encoded by the coding sequence ATGTCCACCAGCGCCGCGCCCGACGATCTGCCCCCCGGCTCCCGCCAGGTCGCCAAGGGCGCCGGCACCGCCCTGCTCGCCCGCGCGGGCGGCGTGGTCGAGATCATTTCGCAGCCGCTCTATGTCTGGCTGTTCGGCCTGCCCACCTATGGCCTCTACATGGTGCTGTGGTCGGCGGTGAACCTGGTCGAGAATTTTGCCGACCTGGGCATGACCAGCGCATTGCAGCGCGTCGTGCCACAGGCGAAGGATGATGCCGAACGCGCGGGCCTGCTGCGCAAGGCGATGCTGCTGGGGCTGATCCCCTGCCTGCTGATCGCGTTGGGCGCCAGCCTGGGCGCGCATCACATCGCCGAGTTGATGAACGTCGCCGCCAAGGACCGCGACAAGCTGGCGACGGGCATCGCCCTGTTCGCCTGGGCGCTGCCGCTCTGGGCCTATCTGGAGATCGCCACCTCGGCCCTGCGCGCGCGGAAGGCCTTCGGGCCGGAAATCCGCCTGCGCGTGATGTGGGAACAGGTGATGCGGATGGTCGCCGCCGTTGCCTTCTGCCTGCTCGGCGCCGACACGCTGGGCCTGCTGATGGCGCATCTCTGCTCGCTGGCGCTGACCTGCATCTTCTCGACCCGGCTGCTCGCGCGCTATTACCGGCTCGACCTCGTCGTGAAGGGCAGCGGGCAACGCGACCCGGAAATGACGCTGCGGACCCTGCTCGCGGGTCTGGCCGTGCTGCCCAGCAATATCGTCAGCCGCCTGTTCGCCGATGCCCCGCCGCTGATCCTCAACGCGATCATCCCCGGCGCGGGCGGGGCGAGCGCCGCCGGCCTGTTCGCGATCGCGCGCAAACTGGCGAGCGGCGTCCAGCTGATCCGCCAGGCCTTTTCCTATGTGATGGCCCCGCTCGCCTCGGAGGCCGCCCGGCATGACCGCCGCCACATCCTCGAGATTTACGGCTTCGCCACCCGCCTGACGATTGCGGTGGCGACCCCGGTCGTCTGCACCATCGCCGGCGGCGGCCGCGCGCTGCTGGCGCTGTTCGGCTCGGCCGCCCAGCCCGCCTTCTTCGCGCTGGCCCTCCTCACCTTCACCCGCCTGATCGAGGCCGTCGCCGGACAGGCCGCCGCGATCCAGTCGGTGATCAGCCGCTACCACCATCCCCTGATCGGCAGCGCGATCGGCCTCGCCGCCGCCCTCGCCGTCGGCGCGCTGCTGCTGCCGCAGGGCGGGATGGACGGCATGGCGATCGCGGTGTCGACCGGCATCGCCATCTCGGTGCTGGCCCCCATGGCCCAGCTCTGGATCCACGACCGCCTCCACCCCTTCGCCCCCCCTTTCCTGCGGACGGCGGGCGTCTCGATCCTGGTCGGCACGGGGATATTGGCCCTCTCGCAGGCCCTGACGCCGTTCCACCATTTGGTGCGGATCGGGGTTGGCGTGCTGATGTTGGCCGGCGGGATATGGCTGTCGGGGAGGTTCGGGCTGGGCCGCGAGGACAAGCTGGCGCTGGGGAAGACGGCGGAGCGGTTGCGGTTGGTGTGA
- a CDS encoding succinate dehydrogenase iron-sulfur subunit, which yields MAEFSLPKNSKIKKSGTVHKAAPDAKDVKAFKVYRYDPESGENPRYDTFEIDLDECGPMVLDALIKMKSEQDPSLTFRRSCREGICGSCSMNINGKNGLACTTAIEDCKGEVRITPLPHMDVIKDLVPDFTHFYAQYASIQPWLKTVTPNPSGKERLQSPEDRAKLDGLYECILCACCSTSCPSYWWNSDKFLGPAILLQAYRWLADSRDEMTGERLDELEDPFRLYRCHTIMNCANVCPKGLSPAKAIGEIKKMVVERQL from the coding sequence ATGGCTGAGTTCTCTCTCCCGAAGAACAGCAAGATCAAGAAGAGCGGCACCGTCCACAAGGCTGCCCCCGATGCCAAGGACGTCAAAGCGTTCAAGGTCTATCGCTACGATCCGGAGAGCGGCGAAAATCCGCGCTACGACACGTTCGAGATCGATCTGGACGAATGCGGCCCGATGGTGCTCGACGCGCTGATCAAGATGAAGAGCGAGCAGGATCCCTCGCTCACCTTCCGCCGCTCGTGCCGCGAAGGCATTTGCGGGTCCTGCTCGATGAACATCAACGGCAAGAACGGCCTGGCCTGCACGACCGCGATCGAGGATTGCAAGGGCGAGGTCCGCATCACCCCGCTGCCGCACATGGACGTGATCAAGGATCTCGTCCCCGACTTCACCCATTTCTATGCGCAGTACGCGTCGATCCAGCCCTGGCTGAAGACCGTCACGCCGAATCCGTCGGGCAAGGAGCGGCTGCAGTCGCCGGAAGACCGTGCGAAGCTCGACGGCCTCTATGAGTGCATCCTGTGCGCCTGCTGCTCGACGTCCTGCCCCAGCTACTGGTGGAACAGCGACAAGTTCCTGGGCCCGGCGATCCTGCTTCAGGCCTATCGCTGGCTGGCCGACAGCCGCGACGAGATGACCGGCGAGCGCCTCGACGAGCTCGAGGATCCGTTCCGTCTCTATCGCTGCCACACGATCATGAACTGCGCCAATGTCTGCCCCAAGGGCCTGAGCCCGGCCAAGGCGATCGGCGAGATCAAGAAGATGGTCGTCGAGCGCCAGCTCTGA
- a CDS encoding PaaI family thioesterase gives MVNETSAFSVRPHPELDGWHLWRSHDAVRFNTLLGELAVRCEGEGRVRLRMQPQQQLSNMIGGLHGGALLTFIDVALFVGPLACGDDKALGGVTIDLSTQFAGGADLIRPIELLLETVRETGRMKFLRGVVEQGDDMIASFIATVRKAR, from the coding sequence ATGGTGAACGAAACAAGCGCCTTCAGCGTCCGGCCGCATCCCGAACTGGACGGGTGGCATCTGTGGCGCAGCCATGATGCTGTCCGCTTTAACACATTGCTGGGCGAGCTCGCCGTGCGCTGCGAAGGCGAAGGGCGGGTCCGCCTGCGCATGCAGCCGCAGCAGCAGCTGTCGAACATGATCGGCGGGCTGCATGGCGGGGCGCTGCTGACCTTCATTGACGTCGCCCTGTTCGTCGGGCCGCTCGCCTGCGGCGACGACAAGGCGCTGGGCGGGGTAACGATCGATCTGTCGACCCAGTTCGCAGGCGGCGCAGACCTGATCCGCCCGATCGAGCTGCTGCTCGAAACGGTGCGCGAGACCGGCCGGATGAAGTTTCTGCGCGGGGTCGTCGAACAGGGCGATGACATGATCGCCAGCTTCATCGCCACGGTGCGCAAGGCGCGATGA
- the zapE gene encoding cell division protein ZapE, with the protein MSSVLARYEEMLAAGELRADPDQRATIVRLDALAQALEERPSKGSVLWRMLRKAPAPVRGLYMWGGVGRGKSMMMDLFFDCVRVDSKRRVHFHEFMLEVHDRLRVERAKEKGDPIPPVVEAIAAEAKLLAFDEMVVNNMADAAILSRLFTGLIVDAGVTVVTTSNRPPVDLYKDGLNRQLFLPFIDLIQERLDILPLNGPTDYRLERLGGFPVWYAPIGPESTRAVSDAFFRLTDYPPEDKAHVPTADIAVHGGRTLHVPKSLKGVAVFSFKRLCAEARGAADYLAIARNYHTVIIVGIPLMTPENRNEAARFKVLIDALYEHKVKLLATAAAEPDSLYPDGDGAFEFERTVSRLMEMQSEDYLAAGHGLDEQAGA; encoded by the coding sequence ATGAGCTCGGTTCTTGCGCGCTATGAGGAGATGCTGGCGGCGGGCGAACTGCGCGCCGACCCCGACCAGCGCGCGACGATCGTCCGGCTCGATGCGCTCGCCCAGGCGCTGGAGGAACGGCCGAGCAAAGGTAGCGTGCTTTGGCGGATGCTGCGCAAGGCGCCGGCGCCGGTGCGCGGCCTCTACATGTGGGGCGGGGTCGGGCGCGGCAAGTCTATGATGATGGACCTGTTTTTCGACTGCGTCCGGGTCGACTCCAAGCGCCGCGTCCATTTCCACGAGTTCATGCTCGAGGTGCATGATCGGCTGCGGGTCGAGCGCGCGAAGGAGAAGGGCGACCCGATCCCGCCGGTGGTCGAAGCGATCGCCGCCGAGGCGAAGCTGCTCGCCTTCGACGAGATGGTCGTCAACAACATGGCCGACGCGGCGATCCTCAGCCGGCTGTTCACCGGTCTGATCGTCGATGCGGGCGTCACCGTGGTCACGACCTCGAACCGCCCCCCGGTCGACCTCTACAAGGACGGGCTCAACCGGCAGCTGTTCCTGCCCTTCATCGACCTGATCCAGGAGCGGCTCGACATATTGCCGCTCAACGGGCCGACCGACTATCGGCTCGAACGGCTGGGCGGCTTTCCGGTCTGGTATGCGCCGATCGGGCCGGAATCGACCAGGGCGGTGTCCGACGCCTTCTTCCGCCTGACCGACTATCCGCCCGAGGACAAGGCGCACGTCCCGACCGCCGACATCGCCGTCCATGGCGGGCGGACGCTGCATGTGCCGAAGAGCCTGAAGGGCGTCGCCGTCTTCTCGTTCAAGCGGCTCTGCGCCGAAGCGCGCGGGGCCGCCGACTATCTGGCGATCGCGCGCAATTATCATACGGTGATCATCGTCGGCATCCCGCTGATGACCCCGGAGAACCGCAATGAGGCGGCGCGCTTCAAGGTGCTGATCGACGCGCTGTACGAGCATAAGGTGAAGCTGCTCGCGACTGCGGCGGCCGAGCCGGACTCGCTCTATCCCGACGGCGACGGCGCCTTCGAGTTCGAGCGGACCGTCTCGCGGCTGATGGAGATGCAGAGCGAGGACTATCTCGCCGCCGGCCACGGCCTCGACGAGCAGGCCGGCGCTTAG
- a CDS encoding CHAT domain-containing tetratricopeptide repeat protein, translating into MRKHGLLTAAATMSILCFGQAGRPTEAAAPVFVSPTVAQKAKLERMKKAADDLDEGANPAAYRKAWEEVLAYGATLYPPGHPELAWIEGELVTADYLQGDIRGALARTERLGRLLDAAGPAYRDRRMEIANGQVVILMTLSEHDKARKLAAEVLEWRIATSGGEPSSNVAAAYSNLANAEFEFGNFDKAIDLVRRANAEDRRHAKIPVNAAPRFSNLPTYLLQSGRLEEAVEQARITQETLEAILPAGHPFLAINLNTLARILLTLGRPAEAEEVARKAVDIAVARFGQSQQAVSYMAMVSQALTAQGKTREAIELARQASGILTKALGPDAQRTLVAREGEADAVAASGDVRAAIGIQQEVVAARDAKLPPFHRDRITGRDRLATLFFRQGEMAAAASVQREAQQLRGATFPADDIATLTGEARLATIEIRSGDRAGGLRRVEAAGQMLDERLARLRATGARRSGLEIEIRAAYGWALDAAVAAGDEGLAFRFAQRLLDSSAGGAVRDEMARSAAGDPRMGELLRQRQDAAIELEALLDRQLRLAGRGADKAPIEEVALQRKVAAARLAQSSAALAAQAPELATSTSATALALEQARGALQRDEALLLAAAGERGLTLLAISSDDVAMTTSPATSQEIAGLVARLRAGLGGPAAAVRSSSPQAALTRAALADSRPNTSFDFDASARLHDLLLPPAIRKVVAGKPRLLIASNASLTTLPFALLAPREDAPSPKRTRWLIRDHVLVTLPSVQSLASSRPARGPRELRGFVAIGAPDLAPSGTALAFRSADMARRVRDLPSLPATEPELRRVAQALAAPEQAILTGPLATEAAVRGADLTRASVLAFATHGLMAGDLDGLDEPALVMTPAAPDDGLLTASEIMRLRIAADWVILSACNTAAGGGSDDSGLAGIARAFLYAGGRNLLASHWAVRDDAAAYLSVETVRRYGRGADPAAALRKAMLRMIDGKPFEGADQPVNWAPFVFVGR; encoded by the coding sequence ATGCGCAAGCACGGGCTGCTGACGGCGGCTGCAACGATGTCGATTCTTTGTTTCGGGCAGGCTGGGAGACCGACCGAAGCCGCCGCGCCTGTCTTCGTCAGTCCGACCGTCGCGCAAAAGGCCAAGCTCGAGCGCATGAAGAAGGCGGCCGACGACCTCGACGAGGGGGCAAATCCGGCGGCTTATCGCAAGGCTTGGGAAGAGGTCCTGGCCTATGGAGCCACGCTCTACCCGCCCGGCCACCCCGAACTGGCCTGGATCGAGGGCGAACTGGTCACGGCCGATTATCTGCAGGGCGACATCAGGGGCGCCCTCGCCCGCACCGAGCGCCTGGGGCGGCTGCTGGACGCAGCGGGCCCGGCCTATCGCGACCGGCGGATGGAGATCGCCAATGGGCAGGTCGTCATCCTGATGACGCTCAGCGAGCATGACAAGGCGCGCAAGCTGGCCGCCGAAGTGCTGGAGTGGCGCATCGCGACGAGCGGTGGTGAGCCTAGCAGCAATGTCGCCGCCGCTTATTCCAACCTGGCCAATGCCGAGTTCGAATTCGGCAATTTCGACAAGGCGATCGACCTGGTCCGCAGGGCCAATGCCGAAGACCGGCGCCACGCGAAGATTCCCGTCAACGCGGCGCCGCGCTTCTCCAACCTGCCCACTTATCTTCTCCAGTCGGGGCGCCTCGAAGAGGCCGTCGAGCAGGCGCGCATCACCCAGGAGACGCTCGAAGCGATCCTCCCGGCAGGCCACCCCTTTCTCGCGATCAACCTCAATACGCTCGCCCGCATCCTGCTGACCCTAGGCCGGCCCGCCGAAGCCGAGGAGGTCGCGCGCAAGGCGGTGGACATTGCCGTTGCCCGCTTCGGGCAGAGCCAGCAGGCGGTCAGCTATATGGCGATGGTCTCGCAGGCACTGACGGCCCAGGGCAAGACACGGGAAGCGATCGAACTGGCCCGGCAGGCGAGCGGCATCCTGACCAAGGCGCTGGGCCCCGATGCCCAGCGGACCCTGGTCGCGCGTGAGGGCGAGGCCGATGCGGTCGCCGCGTCGGGCGACGTGCGGGCGGCGATCGGGATCCAGCAAGAGGTGGTCGCCGCGCGCGATGCCAAGTTGCCTCCCTTCCACCGCGACCGGATTACCGGCCGCGACCGGCTGGCGACCCTGTTCTTCCGGCAAGGAGAGATGGCAGCGGCAGCGAGCGTCCAGCGCGAGGCGCAACAGCTGCGCGGCGCGACCTTCCCTGCCGACGATATCGCGACGCTGACGGGAGAGGCGCGGCTCGCGACGATCGAGATACGCAGTGGCGACCGTGCGGGCGGGCTGCGCCGGGTCGAGGCGGCTGGGCAGATGCTCGACGAACGGCTAGCCCGCCTGCGCGCGACCGGCGCGCGGCGTTCGGGACTCGAGATCGAGATCCGTGCGGCCTATGGCTGGGCGCTCGACGCGGCAGTGGCGGCAGGCGACGAGGGGCTGGCTTTTCGCTTCGCCCAGCGGCTTCTCGACAGTTCGGCGGGGGGCGCGGTGCGCGACGAGATGGCCCGGTCGGCGGCGGGCGACCCGCGCATGGGCGAATTGCTGCGCCAGCGCCAGGATGCCGCGATCGAATTGGAGGCGCTGCTCGACCGTCAGCTCCGGCTCGCCGGGCGGGGCGCCGACAAGGCCCCGATCGAGGAGGTGGCGCTTCAGCGCAAGGTGGCTGCCGCAAGGCTGGCGCAGAGCAGCGCAGCGCTCGCGGCCCAGGCCCCGGAGCTCGCAACGTCCACCAGCGCGACAGCGCTTGCGCTTGAGCAGGCGCGCGGGGCTCTGCAACGGGACGAGGCGTTGCTGCTCGCAGCGGCGGGCGAACGCGGGCTGACCCTGCTCGCAATCAGCAGCGACGATGTGGCGATGACGACATCTCCCGCAACCTCGCAAGAGATCGCCGGCCTCGTGGCCCGCCTGCGCGCCGGATTGGGCGGCCCTGCTGCGGCGGTTCGATCCTCGTCTCCACAAGCGGCGCTGACCCGGGCGGCGCTGGCCGACAGTCGACCGAACACGAGCTTCGACTTCGACGCGTCCGCGCGTCTCCACGACTTGCTGCTTCCCCCGGCGATCCGGAAGGTCGTCGCCGGCAAGCCCCGCCTGCTGATCGCCAGCAACGCCAGCCTGACCACCCTGCCCTTCGCGCTGCTCGCGCCGCGCGAGGATGCCCCCTCGCCGAAGCGCACCCGCTGGCTGATCCGCGATCATGTGCTGGTCACGCTGCCCTCGGTGCAGAGCCTGGCGTCGTCGCGACCGGCCAGAGGCCCGCGCGAACTGCGCGGCTTCGTCGCGATCGGGGCGCCCGATCTGGCGCCCAGCGGGACCGCCTTGGCCTTCCGCTCGGCCGATATGGCGCGCCGGGTGCGCGACCTGCCCTCGCTGCCGGCGACCGAACCCGAATTGCGCCGGGTCGCGCAAGCGCTCGCCGCGCCGGAACAGGCGATCCTGACCGGGCCGCTCGCCACCGAGGCGGCGGTTCGCGGGGCCGACCTGACCCGCGCCAGCGTGCTCGCCTTCGCCACCCATGGACTGATGGCCGGCGATCTCGACGGGCTCGACGAACCCGCACTGGTGATGACACCAGCCGCGCCCGACGACGGGCTGCTGACCGCGAGCGAGATCATGCGCCTGCGCATCGCCGCCGACTGGGTGATCCTGTCGGCGTGCAACACGGCGGCGGGCGGCGGCAGCGACGACAGCGGCCTCGCCGGGATTGCGCGCGCCTTTCTCTATGCCGGCGGACGCAACCTGCTCGCCTCGCACTGGGCGGTCCGCGACGATGCGGCGGCCTATCTGTCGGTCGAGACCGTCAGGCGTTACGGACGGGGCGCCGACCCAGCCGCCGCGCTGCGCAAGGCGATGTTGCGGATGATAGACGGCAAGCCGTTCGAGGGCGCCGACCAGCCGGTCAACTGGGCACCCTTCGTCTTCGTCGGACGCTAA